The sequence below is a genomic window from Neodiprion pinetum isolate iyNeoPine1 chromosome 7, iyNeoPine1.2, whole genome shotgun sequence.
TATTCACTTTCACGTGCGACTCGCCCTTGCACAAAAAACGCATAAAATACGGTAAGATGGCGGACATCGGGAGAGGGCCGCTTaccgttattttttctcagttaTTCTGAGAATATGTGATTCAAACTATCGGAAAGTAGCGGTACTACTATTGTAATCTCGATGAACGAGActcataatataataatatagtaGGCTTGTGGTGAATAAACTGTCTTACATACACGGCCAATATATCCTGGTGAGTCATGGATGGAAAAACTGTACGTTCCGACCGCATTATCCGTTTTCTTAACGTTTCGAAACATCACATCACTTTCAAACCAAGATATCGCGAATCGGGATGTGGACAACGGAATTATTGCATTCAGCTAGCGGCACAAGAAATTGCGTGTCTTTTGTTAGTTGTACTGGTGAACAGTAACCGTTCGGTCGACATGTTCACGACTCGGGGATCCGCAGTCATTTTTCTTCCGTTGATTCTGTGTTCGATCCGAATCAGTGTTTACGGCCATAGACAAGCGTTGCAGAGATTTTTCACATCTGGCGAAACTAAAAAACTTCTAAACTCTTCTGACAGTGTAAAATACTCGAATAATATTTCTGTTCAAGATGTGCCATTGTCATTGCGTGAAGATAAGATTAACAAATTCACAGTCTCGATCTGCTGCCCTTTGGGAACGGCTCGATACCAAGAGAGTTGCATAGAAGATCCGACCAACATCTCTTTGCCCAGAATCAGAGACTTCGTCGAAGATAACCGTGATGAAACGAATCAGTCATGGCTGAATTATCGTACAATTGAAAAAGATCCATGCATCTTTACGTGGATGAAGTCTTCGGTGCAAAAGAATTATCATCTGCTGCGAAATGGATCACTACGTACGGCAGACTTTGCCGAAGGATCGCTCTGGGGCTTGGATCATTATTGTATTTATCGTGAGCCAGGATGGACTGAATATTCGGTTAAAGTGTGTTACCCGTGGATAGCTGAAAATCCTTGGGACATGTTGTTCTTGGTGCTTTCCACTATCGTCATGCTGATAATCCTCATCGCTTACAGCATCGTACCAGAGTTGCGGAATCTTAATGGAAAGATATTTCGCTGTTACATCGCCACCTACATGGTCACCTACATCGGTTCGTTCGTGATATTGATTACAACTGAAAAAGACAGATACGCCGCTTTGTTTAACCTATTTGGTAATATGACAACTTTGaaatggatattttttttactcgtcaTTCATAAAGTTGGATATATCTCATGCTGCCCCATAACATCCCCTCAGATTTAGTTTTCCATTTTAGTAACACTGACGCGTTACTGCGCGGGCTCTTGCGCGCTATGGCTAAACGTGATGAGTTACAACATTTGGAAAACATTCCGGTGAGTTTTGGATGCGAATGACTCAATAGTGATCTGTGTAATCGGGCTGCGTAATCCTGAACTGAGTTACTATATATGGTTTTCAGGAAAATACGATCGGTCAGTCATGACACGCGGGAACGTGAAGCAAGAAGGTTTTTTTGTTACGCCGTTTACGCTTGGGTCACACCAGCCGTTGCCATTGGGACTCttacaattattcaaaaatatgtccCAGCCTTTCGAAGCGACACAGCAAGTAGGTTTATGAGACTGAAGACGTTGAGGTTcgcaaacaatttttaaagaacCAATTACGCAGTTCTGCTACCAAAAAAAGTGCACCGGTTTATCATAGTGTTTCTTATAGTTCTTTACTCACTGAAACCGGGAAACATACTGCGAAATCCCATCAcgacaggttttttttcttgaactcgTGTTTGTGGTTTCATTCAGAGTGAAACTTTCGTTTAACTCGAAGTCAGGTATACTATTCttgattcgaaaaatcctgtgcaaaagtgattttttcctCCCATTTAACATATATTAGAGTGAGACtcaagtataaatataaacaggGAAAGAGGAAATTGAAACCGTAAGCGTATTTGTAGGAGTATAAAAGAGACGAGAGCAAGGTTTCATagggaaaaagaatgaacGCGCATTGTTACgtaaatttcatgaaatttcatttgattgtttgtttaattttagaaGAAATATTGTTCAGTTCattgtgatgaaattttaGTTTTGTCCTTATTGTTATGCTTTATTTATGCAAACATTTTGTATTTGGCAAAAATACTGTACGTGATGGAGGGAAATAGAAGGTATCTTTTGATTCAGTTCACTCGAAAACATAATGTTCAGCAAAAACATCATATGcagttgaaacaaaatattttctacagACCTGTGTCACTATAGATGGAATCCACAATATGTCGGGAGATTAATTCTGCACATTTAACACAGGGTATGAAATTGTAAAGTGGAGCTGCTCACTAGGTGTCACAGTTCTTTTCACCTGCAACGCCTACCGGTACACCTCAACTGCGCTCTCGGTCAGACGTCAAAAAAAAGACACCAAGCAACTGGCCGATGGTCTGAATAGACACCGAGATAATGCCGAGCAATGGTGAGTTGAGGTCGGAAATGAAATGCACGTCATTCTAAAGAATGGAGGACAGAAATATTGGCTGCAAGCTTCATCTCCAGAGTAGGGAAGGGTCGTCATTTTCTCCAACGTTCTGTTTCAGGTTTAACCTGCAATTGAAACTATTTGTGATAATGGGAGGTCACATAATCGTTTGGGTGATTTGGCTCTTCTGGCGCACATCAGCGATGACTCATATAATGTCGCTTTTGGAATCGGTGCAGAGCATTCTCTTATTCTACATATTTCTATGGAAAGATAATATCAAGAGATCATTACGTGAGCAATTGGGTGCTGCGTATTTAAGAATAAGGCATCGCTTTAAGACACCTGAGTCCCAATCGCAAATTTGAGACGTTACGGTGCCTACGGGTTTCTATATCCCAGGCGATATAGATCACGACAGAATCAAGTGGCGTCATTGGGTGATTTCGAGCCTTGGATTGGTCGGTTATAGCTACGGTATCGTTCTACAAACACTTGCGACCCGCACCAACGTGAGCAGTAAGactaaattttttggttaccGCAACTGTGAAGTTTCCAACTCCGCTTACTCTTGTTTATAACGTCTAGATACTACTTCATAAATGAAGTAATTGCATGAGTCGAATGTTGACCAACTTGATCGGCTTAGTTGTTACTAAACATCGGTGATAGGAGTAAATTATTGGCTTCGTCCTTGACCGAAAGGTGATACCCTTACATCACTATAAATAGGTTGCATTACCTACaattattttgcaaatctTCTAAGACTGATTTTTGATTCCACAAAATACTTGACGGTAAAAAAGGTGATCGTGTATTATATCTAGTCAAATGCTAAACTTGAATATTTAGTCAACGTATTGAGTATACTGTCTAAGAAAAAGGAGTCCATTTTAAATGTTGCGATCTTCATGCCTCGTTACCATTATGCTACCTTTAGACGTTTTCGTGTTCAAATATGATACTTTATCTGATGCATGTACTGAAACGAGTTTACCTTAAAAGATTGTTCCCTCCAACTGACCTTTCGCAACCACCGAATTTATTCTACTTTGCctgaaaagtttcatttgaGCTAAAAATGTGTTCATATTTGAGGCACAGTAGTAAATGATTTCATTAAATTCAGTAGAAGTGTATTCGTTTCATTAAATTCTACTTCGATGAACGCTGCCACGTAAACGATACAAATATCACTACCGTGTGACGTGATGTTAGATAATCGCTGAAACTGATAAATTGGAGGAAATAACGAATAAGCCCTCTGTCTGAAGTGAACTTCCTTGAAGTCAAATGAATTGTAAATTCCTGCAATGAATTTTTCCTCTTATGGTTACCTAGTCTTCTAATGCAAAGCGAAATTTGTCGATTCGATAACCATCAGCACGTATCAGCATCGTTATCAAGATCAGCATCACCTGGGCGGTTaacgatgaataaaatttttgctcacCAAAATggtaagaagaaaaacgtaAATTCGACCAATCAGGACATGAATTGGCATTAATTCGTGCAAAATTCAGCTGGTGGTCagttataattttaataatattggATGGATTTTTAAGACATAGTTCATATGCGTAGTATTATAATATGTAGTATTATAGTTCGAAATCACAATTTCGGGTTGGAtgtacagaaaataaaattttgacgtTATCGAAAATTCTTTCTCTCCAGATTGCGTCATCGATCGATATTCGTCAACAGTGAAAATCATGCAAGAATCGTGCTCCGTAAGTTTCGCGCATCAGATCCTCTACGTCCTAGATCTTGACGTCCCGGACTCAGTTCGTAATTCCGATTATGCCATATGTATTTTACGGTTTGAATTCACGATTTTTGAGTACTGTTTGGTTTCTTTGTATATTCATGAATCTATAGCTGAGATATTTTGTGCAATCTCGGAGGGAATGGGGAATAAAATGAGCTATCGTGAGAATTtaatataggaagaaaaagggcGAGTTTGCTCGGTCCGTAAAGGTAGGAGTTCTACATGACCTTAAGAAAGTTCTAAACATACGAGAATTAACATTCagtttttaccaaaatttgGCAATTTAATAGATTAAGTTAATTCAATCAGCAGATTAAAATCTTTTATCGATTCATGGGATTGTTTATGAGATATAAGCAAATATGTCTTTGCTCATTTTACAGTTATTCTTATGGAGGAATGGACGAGAATTGAagttattaattaaatttgtaaTGAAGCGGCATTGAAATTcccttgaaatattttttagcaGTAGATGCAAgtctaataataattgataaagatatttttcaatcattcatCACTTCTGTGATATTGGTAaaaggatttaaaaaaatgtatacatgcTGAGGTTGTATCCAATTGTGTAGGTCATAACACGTTGTAACGTGGCAACAGCGCATCACACGCGTAAAACATGAAATGATTGTTTTAGAATGACTTTTCggttatgtataaaaaaaatagattttataCCATATGGCAGATCTTGGAAGTATATAGAgtgaatatatttacaaagCGTTCACAATAACATGACGCGACGTTGCAAACTCTGAAAGACCTAATATGCTTACCAGAgacgcaacgcatccgaattTGGATTAGCTGCGTAACGCCGTTAAAACTTCCTTAATCTTTGTTCATAATAGTATCGTGATAGGCTAAAGTGCTCTTTGGAAATTCTGATTTTGGCGGTACTATTTAAGTGCGGGCTATATGGTGCTTCAAGAGGAAGATTTCACTCCGATTCTCTTTCGCTGCTGTACGCCCTGTGCTGTCTGTCAATAATGGAGTTGCACTCGAGGATCGTAATATCGAAAGCCTCTCTCTGAAGTGTCCTGACGGTGTGCGATGGTTCGGAACAAGAAGGCTAGAGAACAGGCAACCGAACTCCTATTGTAATGTGGGTTTGAGGTGGGCCCATACATGACCGCTGCCTGGCGTCGCTGCTAACCGTAGGGTACATGCGCAATCCGATACTGCGCATAATTACTGAACTGCGCAGTACCAAACTGCGCATGTACGCTACGGTTAACAGCGACGCCAGGCGGCGGTCATATATGGGACTACCCCCACCACCCGAGTTCGTTCTCCTGTCTCTAGCCTTCTTGGTTCGGAATTGGAAAGCCATCCTCGATTTCGCCGGCATATCGCGTCGCAGTCCGTCGTATGAGCTAGTCAACATTCGATGTTTTCGGTCGATGTAACGTTCAGTAATCGTTTCTTGATCAGTCACTGCTATGTTCGTGGTAGCTGAATGAGTGATTAGGCGCCAGGCCAACAAGTTTGCGACACGTAAAGGCTTTTGGTGTACTTCTCGCGCAGCCTTGTAGGTATACTTGGGAACAATGAGATGTCTAATTTGTtgcactagacagttatgttggcaacacggagaaacctacagcgccataatCGGCCGAGCTCGAAACAAACTTAATCTCAGTAAAAAAAGTCACACAagtcaatccaacaagtctttatccccgcggtattctaaggttagattcgacggtcatgggttatgttatgtttattgagattgagtttgtttcgcgcttggccgactatggcgctgtaggtttctccgtgttgccaacataactgtctagtgtaaaaaattggtggtctcagattcattgtccacAAGTGTACATAGTTGAAGGTATAGATCCCAACAATTTAACTTCGCTTTGTGCAAGCTTTACTAGCAAACAATGCTTAGATGTCGtgttgtacatatatacatgggGCATGCCATGTCAAATTGGCAGCCCACGAACCTCACCTTCTTCGATTCTGATCATTTTTAGCATGATGTTCTTACCAACCTAAAAGGGCTtcgggaattttttcagattttcttaACCACTGgtcaaatttatacaaaatcgCAAATCAAATTACATAACGCCATTTcgaaaatcttaaaaaattcacaatgaTTCTATCATTTGAATTCTGATTTTTAAGCACCACACTATAATAGGatctcaatatttacaatttttttcgcatGTTTTCCGTTTTTCAATCTCGGAATTgtttctgcatttttttttttgtatgtctCGATGTAAATAGATTGTGGAGttacattattttcatgattCCGTGATCCATTATAGGATCTGGGggatggaataaaaaaaacaaaaaaaaaaaactcaattaCGCCATGGAAAAACTAAGAAGCTACGAAAAAATAGTGAACATCGAAATCCTGTTACCGTGTGGTGCttaaaaatcacatttcaTATTATAGAATTTGTGcgagtttttaaaaatttttgaaaaatgatgttTTTGGAATTggttttctgatttttttcaaatttcaccaaccaccaaaaaaatctaaaaaaaattcagaggaTTTTTTGGGTCGGTGTGAACATCATGTTAACAAATGATTAAAATCGAAGAGGATGAGTTATGCGGGCGTCTAATTTGtcgtggaatgccccgtataCTGTAGCACTCGAAAGTGTATTGACAATatgaaattcatcattattgtgatccatcatttttattatttgtctttattttaactttattttttaccaaatgagagttaattttataaaatgatGTAGAACATTGAACttctttaattaaaaaatgttattgaTTTTCGTATTTTACATTTGTTTGTAACAATTACTATCgttgtcaaaatatttttgagcGCTGCTGTACGGACTGTACGTCGTGCAGAGAAATCGTAATCAATAATGGGTGATTATTTGACTATTTGTTGCAGTATTTCCATCCGGAATTGAACGCGTTTTTGCTAATGCATGATACATCCATGCTGTATCATCTGATCAATTCTGTACCTCTCCAGCTTTGTGATGTATGTAGGTACAATAGGgtgttccaaaaaaaaaaaattctttttttcaaactcccatgaaaattttattacagcatCTCTAATAGTATATCTCATCTAAATAaaagctcttaatattgatatttagatgtgcctattttgttttttccactTTCCATTTAAATATGTAACACATAAAGAAGACCGGAataatgttgaatttttttcccgtaaaCAGCTTCACTTATAAACGATATAAATACAGATTCTCAttggaaatttcacgctctatAAAAAAGGCTAAGGTAAAATTTTCCTAACTCTAACCGATTATGAGATATTCGCCCATAAACATTGAGTCATATGCGAATATCTCTTAATCGGTTAGAGTTGGGAAAATTCTCTATCAGTACTGTTTTATAAagcgtgaaattttctataaGAATTTGTATATAGATAGTTTATTAGTCAAGCCGTTTAAaagaacaaaattcaaaaattttctaatttcctttcatcgttatttaaatggaaaatggaaaaaaataaaataagcacctctaaatatcaatatcaaGACCTCATATTTCGATGAGATATACCATAAGAGATGCTCTGCGAACTTTTGATgagcttttgaaaaaaaaaaaattcttttggCGCACCCTAATCTACAATCTTCATCAATTAACTTAAATGATGAATTAGAATTTTGAAACCGTTACTTGtgacgaatttttatattttgtgtAACCGAAGATCTCATTTGCCGATTGACTGATGTTCAATGCGCGAAGTTTTTTGCATCACTCAGTCGCTGATCTTCCAGTGCTATTTACGATCGTCCACTCATCTGGATAAGGATTACAAGATATGTCGTTATCGACCCAATTACCTGCAAAACAACAAGGAAACAGTGTATCAATTCCAAAGTGTGCAAAGTATTTGTAACAATTTTAAGGTCGGTCAAGTCAAACCTTGTACTTACGCTTTGAACAAACGTGTAATCCATGTAAAAGAAACCGCAGGCGTCAAATTTGACGGGATTCTGAGACGTCTGTACTGCGAATTTGTCGACCTTGGCACAAAGACAGACTGATTAAAGAAACGGATAGAACAAATGATCCTGAAATATGTAGATCACAACAATGCTGAATGGTTGTAATCTAGCATAATGAACACTAACTTAATTCGAGAACGCAGAATGTTATCAATTGCACAACAGCTACAGACGTTTAGTAAAAATACAAGCAGAATTGTaaaagaatttgaaagatTTCAGGGATTCCAAAAGATTTCGAACGATTTTAAAAGATTTTAACAGATTGCAAAAGACTTCATGGGATTTCATAGGATtctttttaaaagaaaatttcagagATTTCAACCGATTTTAAAGATTTCAACAAGTTTCAAAAGATTGCAAGAGATATCACGTGATTTCAGAAGACTTCAAAAGATTCCAGGAATTTCAGAGAGTTCAAAGGATTTGAAAAGACTTTATAGGATTACAAAGGATTTTTAGAAAGGAAAATTTCAGAGATTTTAATAGAATTCAAtagatttcaaagatttcagaAGATCCAGAGAAGTATCGAAACGCATTGAGGAAtacagaaaaattgatttcctGATTGAGCAAGGTCCCTAGTTGTATTTACACAAAGGGCAGTAGTAGCACAATAAGGCCGATCTGGAAACAA
It includes:
- the LOC138191324 gene encoding uncharacterized protein, producing MFTTRGSAVIFLPLILCSIRISVYGHRQALQRFFTSGETKKLLNSSDSVKYSNNISVQDVPLSLREDKINKFTVSICCPLGTARYQESCIEDPTNISLPRIRDFVEDNRDETNQSWLNYRTIEKDPCIFTWMKSSVQKNYHLLRNGSLRTADFAEGSLWGLDHYCIYREPGWTEYSVKVCYPWIAENPWDMLFLVLSTIVMLIILIAYSIVPELRNLNGKIFRCYIATYMVTYIGYEIVKWSCSLGVTVLFTCNAYRYTSTALSVRRQKKDTKQLADGLNRHRDNAEQWFNLQLKLFVIMGGHIIVWVIWLFWRTSAMTHIMSLLESVQSILLFYIFLWKDNIKRSLREQLGAAYLRIRHRFKTPESQSQI